CGGCATGCagattatgattattacaatagctttattaatacaaaataatgtcgTAATGGCacagtaaacctatttttgcccaccttGTATGTAAGATACACTACTGGGAATGGAGTGAGGGAAGGGGGTTCCTGCTTGTTTACTTCCAGAGTCACAGGTTCCAGATGAAATCCTTCCAATTAATTAGAACATATTTCTCCAGAATAACTTAAAAATCCTTTAAGCAGAGGAAAGTATAGTTTCAGTCATGAGAAAATGGGCATCTTTCCCACACAAATGTCCCCAGTTAACTTTCAAATGCCAGAGTCAGTGAGGATGGAAGCCAGATACTGCAAATCTGCTTTAAATGCCGCTCTCAGGGTTGCAAAAAAGCTAACTGTAAGAGTTCACTAAGGCCTCTAAAGGGAAACGTTCTAATTAAAAGGGCACGTCTAAGTCTTCTTGACCAACCACCTACCTAAGGAGTTGTTTGGAAAGATATGCCCAGCGGGCCGACATGCATTTCATTTACTGAAACTTCTCGGGCACAAGAAATCAAATACTTATCAATAATGAGATCTAAAAAACCATATCCAAGCTCAAATGAACACTCACCTCTTTCTAGACCCCCGAAACCTGGCCAGAGGAGTCCCCGCTGCAGACCGCGAGGATGGCCGCAGGCCCCGCTCCCTGCGCGCGCGGAGGACCGGGtgcttccctcctccacctgcccgCCCCGAGCGGCCACAAGCACGTCCCGCAAGTGGGCATCCACGGAGGCCGCGCTGCTGCTGCAGAATTGTCGTGCCTAAGAGCACTCATCACTTCCTCCCCATCGTTTTTGTGGAGCAGTAATTACTGTGATGATACTTTCCGTTTCAACCAAACGCCAGAAACCCTCAGCCGGGTTTCCAGTCTAAGGTGGGAGAGAACGGACGTGGTTCCCGCCGGCACAGAGGTGAGGGTGCCCTGGCGCCAGGAGGaaacgccaccccccccccccagctccccagccccccgcaCACCAGCAGGTCCCGCCCGCAGGCCGGCCCACCCGGGCCGAGCGGGGCGCAGAACCTGCAGGCTCAGGGGCTCCCCGGGGCTCCCCCTTCTCTCGGTGAGAGCGCTGGCGGTGCCGGTGCCCGCGCGGCAGCAGGGCACTCACCTGCAGATGACTCACTCACCTGCATCCCAGAGCCACCACTTCAAAGGGCCAGTCGCAGCCCGGCGCCCGGGGGCTGCCCCCAAGCCCGACACCCCTCACACGGGTTTTCGCTTTGGGAGGGACAGTCACCCCGCACCCCCAGACCAGAAGGCTGACCGGGGGCCAGAGGTGATTCAGCACCTCCGCAAACGCGCGCCCTCGCGGGGCCCGGGGTGAGGGCCCGGCCCGGCTCGCACCCACCCCGCACCCCCGCAACCCCTTCCCGCAGCCCTCTCAGCCCTCCTCGCGGGCCCTTCCCGGAAGCCTTCGGCCCGTCCGGCACCCGCCGCCGTCCTCAACCCCGCGGCCTCTCAGGCCCCGCGCCTCAGCCCTCCCGGCCCGGCCCCTCGGCTCCTCGACCCCCGGCCACCCACACCTTAGCCCCGCGCGGCCCCTGAGCCGTCCACCGGCCTGGCGTCCGGTCCCCGCCGCCTCGGCCCTCAGCCCTACGGGACCAGGCCCGCCGTCAGAGCCCAGCCCCCCGGCCCGCCCGCCGCCTCGGCCTCTCAGCCCTCTCCGGCCTTCGTCAACCTCCGGGCCCCCAGCCCGGCCCGCCGCCTCGGCCCCTCAGCCCTCTCCAGCCTCCGTCAACCTCCgggcccccggcccggcccgccgccTCGGACCCTCAGTTTTCCCGGGCCGGGCCGCCTCGCCAGCCCCGGCCCTGCCGGGGTACCCACCGAAGGTGCGGCGCTGCTTGAAGGTCTTCTCCGACGGCATGGCGCGCGAGGCTGGGAGCAGGCGGCGAGGAAGAGGGTCCCGCAGCTTTAGGTGGCGGAGGTCCCGACGGCGTCGACCGCGACTTCCCTTGTGTCTCTTCAGCCCGCAGCCGCGTCAAGTGACCGGCGCACCGCCCCAGGAGGCGGGGCCAAGGGTGGACTCCGCCGCCGCCATAGCGTGCGTGGCGGAAGCAGGGCCGCGCGCAGAGCCGGAGGCGGGGCGTGGGGTGCGCTCTGCGCATGCGCGCGGGAAGGACAAGCGCCCAAGTTGACGGCACCCAGTGCGCATGCTTCCCTGtgcggggccgggggggagccGCGCGCCCCCTTCCGGCCAGAGAGCGCGGGTGCCACTCTCGGGGTCCCTGTCCCGCGTGGCTGGCTGCTCTGAGTTCGCGCACTAGCGTTTCCAGCGCTCCGTGCTGGTGGCTCCTAGGGACTCCACctgatcatacagtatttttgtGCTTCTATCTCACGGTATCGCTGTTCTAGGAACTgctggtttttgtttgtgttcttTGGCTTACCAGATAAAGCacattgggtgtgtgtgtgtgttttcattgtaagAATCTCCACTAGTGACTTCTGTCACATGTTGTCCGAACTAGGGAAAGAATTGCAACCGGGTTACTTCAGTATTTGTTTACTAGAAGCTAACTTTAGAATCTAACTCTTATCTAGGCCAGCATTTTAAAATGCAggttattgccctaaccggtttggctcagtggatagagcgtcggcctgcggactgaaaggtcccaggttcgattccggtcaagggcatgtaccttgtttgcaggcatatccccagtaggaggtgttcaggaggcggctgattgatgtttctctctcatcgatgtttctaactctctatccctctcccttcctctctgtaaaaaaatcaataaaatatataaaataaaataaaatgcaggttATTGGAGGGTAACTCTTATTGAAAGGAAAAACCCTTAGCTATGTTAGCAGATTAATTTCAGCTGTTAACCCACTGATGCTGGACAAGTCTTAAGTTTACCACCTTTGGGccttttaatacaaaaaaaaaaaagctagaaaaTAGATGTGGAGCTGTTGATGTAATGTCTTGTGCTTTGTTGAAGGTGTGTTTCTTGAAAGTGAGAGTGCTGTGGCAGTGAAAGGGCTGTAGAAAAGTAGGGGAAAATCAAACCCCTTTctacacaataataaaaaaagtgagagtgtttaaaatgtgttcataaaagTCCATCTAAGGAATGCTGGTTGTTTgctgtttttgttattattggaAATTGAGTTTCTAAGAGTATAAGGTTCAAATTAAATTCGAAAGAAATTGTATGGTTTGATAATAGAAGGTATAGctatggaaatatattttgaaggaaaaagaaagtgaatttTCTAAAGTTGGTTGTTTCTGAATAGGTTAAAAGGTTTCTGAGAGCTGTAGAAAGGTTTGTGAAAGTTATAGGTTtataaagagaaatgttaaaagaagttaTATAGATGACAGAGGCCAGTAAGCctggacaagtggaatagggaaacagcagtttgcaaccatctggttctcaaccttcctaatgccgtgaccctttaatacagttcctcatgttgtggtgatccccaaccattttgctactggtatgaatcgtaatgtaaatatctgatatgcaggatg
This is a stretch of genomic DNA from Myotis daubentonii chromosome 15, mMyoDau2.1, whole genome shotgun sequence. It encodes these proteins:
- the MAP1LC3B gene encoding microtubule-associated proteins 1A/1B light chain 3B isoform X1 — encoded protein: MRRAHPTPRLRLCARPCFRHARYGGGGVHPWPRLLGRCAGHLTRLRAEETQGKSRSTPSGPPPPKAAGPSSSPPAPSLARHAVGEDLQAAPHLRTKSRRCPAYPRATSDQNPEGAYSSTLIKPSSCW